The region TTACATAATTGTCCTTAGAGGTTCGCTTGGACCATTCAAATTCGTGCCTTGCGCTTTTCGGCCAACTTGATGGGGAGCTGGCTGCGCATGAGCTTCCCAGTAGGATTCTTTGGGAGCGCACCGATGGAGTGCAAGCCACCACGAAGCCGCTTGTAGGGTGCTACTTGTCCATCAACCCATGTCCGAATCTCATCCAGCACCCTGTCACGCTCGTTCGGGGCGACGGATGGAGAAAGAACCACATAACCAATAGGTCGCTCCGTCTGTCGAGTATCGTCAAAGTAACCACAGACCGCTGCTCCAAGGACCAGATCGTGAGACCCGAGAATTCCCTCCAGCTCTGATGGTGCTACTTGATTCCTGTATAACAGGCACATGTTAGAAAAGGCCGCGCGCAGAGCAGTAGGCAAGGCAAGAGTATCAACGCACCCTTTCACTTTTATCATCTCCTTTTTCCGTTCAGAAAACCACAGGAAGCCATCGGAGTCGATAGATAGCACATCACCGGTCCGCAGCCAGCCATCGTGGAAGGATTCCTCGGTATCCTTTTTGTTGTTTTTATAACCCCTGCAGTTAGAGTCAGTACCTCAGTCACTGTCAGAGAGGCCGTTGTCGGGAGTTCGTACATGAATACAGTTGGACTTCGAAGTAGAAGTTCTCCGGATTGGCCTGGCTGGACATCCTGCAGATTTTCATCCACGATTCGGATCTGGCTAGCAGTGCCATTGTTGTCAGGCGAAGATATCTTGTCACCGGAATTAGAATACTCACACAGATGGAAATAGCCTGCCCAcacttcctttcttttcgaCCGACTTATGCGCTGGAAGCGTGGAAACACCAGCCTCACTCATTCTGGGGGCAGCCATTAGTATGATCACTGGCAGATCTAGACAGGCATCCTGACTCACCCGTAGCCCTGGATGATATTAACGCCGCGGAGTAACTTTTGCAGTTTTGCAACAACTTCAGGTTTCAGAGTGGCACCGGCAGATAATAGGGTGTCAACACTGGTCAGATCCACATCCTGGGTGAGAGGATGTTGGACGAAGTCGGCCATAATGGTGGGGACCATTTTAAGGACCGTGGCCTTAACCTTAGCACAGGCCTTGATGTACAGCTCAATATTGAATTGCCTCATAATACCGATGTATGAGCCGACGTACGGGGGAACTACAAGAGCACCCAGGACACCCATCATGTGAGGAACTGTTCCGAAGCAAGAAAAGTATATTAGCTACCATACCTAACTCTATTCTGTCACACCCCCGGGGGGGGGGTTCCGCAAGAATTAAGGCTTGgcaggggggggggggtgaGTTGAACCCAACCCCCCCctctaaaatctttaattcttaatatttctgattaaaagatatattacCAGATAGCTAGAGTTCtgaattttaataatattttaaaagattttagGATTCCCTATTTAGGAAGGTAGAATGCGCAGGTAAAGAATTAGGTAAATTTTTTGTTAAGGTAGGCCTTAGCACGCTAATAGCGGGtagtctagacctaattaAGGTATACtaatgcctcaggcatgaacCCTGAATATCAGGCATGAATATTAAGCCTGCAGGCCCTgatcaaaatatatattattattaaaactaacccttgtttatttatactagtaatttctatagaaaaGGTAACAACCCTAAGTCAactataagatataatatatatatttatttatctaatctaattctgataaatatatatctttattaaaactaacccctgtttatttatactagtaatttctatagaGAGTATAACAACCCTAcgttaaattaaaatatatatctttatatataaaaattaatttataatattaaagaaaaaacaaaattcatttaatttaaatatcaaaactatatattttataaaactgCTTAGAAAACTGATAGAAAAACCAGGCTGCTTGAGTAATCTCAGTATCTAGTTCCCAtttctcttttaggaagCTAGATAGCTGCAAATCAGCAGGTTTTTCTACCTGGGCCCAGGGAtttatactagaattcttcAGAATTAGGTTTGTAAACCTACTAACTAgccagaataaaataattaaatctttattcttgCAGTCTGTTCCCTTTTTAATTTCTAGAGGACCCCTGCAGACCCTGGTAGGTAGAAAACACCTAAAACAGCAGGTATCAACCCTAGGTTCTCCTAGATCCTTCCTAAAATGTtgaattctttttttccaaGTAGAAAATTCATTACATGACTCTAGATCATATTGAAAAACAAACTCTGCAGTATCACCAAAGATTCCAcctagataaataattaatataaaatatataataaaattaaaataagagtTTACTTACCAATCCATTTTAAAAAACATATTAAACATACTGAATCAGTAAAGAATTCAGTAGCCCTAGCTAGAAATTTAATTTCTACAGTAGCTTCCTGGTACGACTGCTTGACCGCCTGCTGAACTAGGTCCTATTAAgctttctgcctcaggcacagaTCACATAGCTTCCAGCTCAGGTCACATGACCTAGGGATCTCGCCAAAATTCAATACAATTAGCCGCCGACGGCAGATTTGCTCATTCAGGTATTTCCTAAATTCTAGGCGGTCAGTTAAATCACTAGGTCTAGTAGCTCGTTCAGATAACTTAATTAAGCAGAATGACCACCCTGACCGCCTAGGATCCCGCCCGGTTCTGCCGGATTCTTGCATAAAATCAGTTAAACCATATACACTTTCTAGATGAATCACTGCATCCACCTCTTTAAAATCAAACCCTGCACCAATTGCAGAGGTGGCTAGAAGAACCCGGGCTTTACCGCTTTGAAAGCGGTCTAGTTCTGCCACCttttctggctctggtaGATCTGCATGGAATTAAGCTACTACAGACCCTAGATACAAATGATCCCCCAGGGTTCTGAACAGGGTAGCAATCATAGATTTTGACATGCAGAAAATAATAACCCTAGCCCTAGAGCTAGTTAACTGACCCTGGTTCTCCTGCTCAAACCTAGTAATGAATTACAATAGGAATCCTGCATATTCATTGATTTTTAGGTCATGTGGGAGTTCATTCACATAGTAGCTCATATTCTGCATCATCACACCGCCCTGGATAGCTGGGATCCtactaaaataatctaatttcataatttttaatagatcATTATAAGCATGGATTGCCAGGGTAGCTGAGCTAAAAACAACTAGAATTAGTAATtctagtaatttatttactCGATTCATGCTAGTTCGGTAATAACGGGTCAACGGGATCATATGACATTCATCATAAATAATTCGCTCAATCTGATTCTCTGCCTGAAGCCTAGCTACTAGATCCAGGAACTTAGGGCTAGAAACATACTCAATTTAAACCAGGAGAATCCTAGTATTAGGGTTGTCACATGATTCATCCCATAGAACTGGTTGAAGGCCTAAGACAGTtgctttattaaatagatctattttgAAAGCAATCAGAGgtgaaataataatagtcatCTGACTAGTAGCTAGACTAGCCCCAATTAGGAATAGCATGGTCTTTCCACCAGcaattagtaatattataaaacaGTAAGGttattttagtaatattaaatagaatacCTCCCGCTGGTGACTACTGCGAAAGCTAGCTGAGCTATCCTGCATGAAATCCTGAAGCACGTGATCTAGAATACTAGAATCTAGTCTAGGAATAGAACTAGGAATCAGGCGGTCAACCCGGAGCTACTAAGCCTGATCTAATATAGTGCTAGAATCATTAAATTCAGTAACTAAATAAAATTCTGAGCCCCTGAGCCCTAGAAATTCATGGAATTCACCAATAGAAATATTCCTAGCTGGGGGAACCACCCCTGACCGCCTTGGATACTGAATCTGGACTAGTGGCCTAGCTAGAGGCATCTGAAGCTGGGCAGGCACTCCAGTATTCAAAGATTCTACCAGGGTCTCTGAGCTAGATCTAGGGTAGAACAGGGTTCCTAGAGACAGCTGCTCTGGAGCTAGACCTAAATAGGAATACCATTTCTAACTAAACTCTATTAAAGCTGCCTGCTCATCTGGAACTACCCCTTTAAAGCTTGCTAGCTCTCGCCCATAGTTCTGCTGACCCCTAGCCCTAGAATAATGCATTTGCCTGGCACCTAAAGCTTCTAGATCAtagtcatcctcttcattacTAAAATAAGTAAGTGGGTCCACCTTCAGGCCATGTCGAATAAATGCCTGAGTAATATGGCGCCAGGGGGATACTGAGATCTTCTGACCTAGAACTCCATTActaagattttttaaagtagTAGATAAAGTTCTAGATGAGATAATCTAACCagattctatattaaaaaataatagaaagtCATTAGCTGGTAAATCCCCTTTTAGCTGACCAATCAAGAATTCTTCAAATGGGCGAATAGTTGCTAGGtaaactagaattaa is a window of Aspergillus puulaauensis MK2 DNA, chromosome 4, nearly complete sequence DNA encoding:
- a CDS encoding uncharacterized protein (COG:I;~EggNog:ENOG410PGIY;~InterPro:IPR042099,IPR000873,IPR025110;~PFAM:PF13193); protein product: MMGVLGALVVPPYVGSYIGIMRQFNIELYIKACAKVKATVLKMVPTIMADFVQHPLTQDVDLTSVDTLLSAGATLKPEVVAKLQKLLRGVNIIQGYGMSEAGVSTLPAHKSVEKKGSISSPDNNGTASQIRIVDENLQDVQPGQSGELLLRSPTVFMGYKNNKKDTEESFHDGWLRTGDVLSIDSDGFLWFSERKKEMIKVKGNQVAPSELEGILGSHDLVLGAAVCGYFDDTRQTERPIGYVVLSPSVAPNERDRVLDEIRTWVDGQVAPYKRLRGGLHSIGALPKNPTGKLMRSQLPIKLAEKRKARI